One genomic region from Desulfovibrio oxyclinae DSM 11498 encodes:
- a CDS encoding pyridoxal phosphate-dependent aminotransferase, protein MRISERLSRLKPSATLAVNTKAQELRAQGREIVSLAVGQPDFGTPAHVVEAAKAALDEGFTRYTPVPGIPELREAVADYYGRFYGITAVQENAIISNGGKQVLYNLLMALVNPGDEVLVPAPYWVSYPAMIELAEGRCVTVPTEAENDFLVSVEGLEAARTERTRVLVLNSPSNPTGCCYTQDQLDGIAQWALDNGVFIISDEVYDRLVYAPVEPATLARFWQKHPESCALVGALSKSFCMTGWRLGWALAAEELVKAMSKIQGQSTSNVSSFSQKAGVVALAGEWDIVEQMKEAFVRRRDIAHEIITSWGAPCPKPDGAFYLFPVLDAFYTEDAPDSAAMCNKILEEAGVALVPGSAFGDDRCIRFSYAVDDDTLRDALTRVGKVLTGK, encoded by the coding sequence ATGCGTATTTCCGAAAGACTGTCCAGACTGAAGCCCTCGGCCACTCTGGCCGTGAACACCAAAGCTCAGGAACTTCGTGCGCAGGGGCGGGAGATCGTCTCCCTCGCTGTGGGGCAGCCGGATTTCGGCACCCCGGCGCATGTGGTCGAAGCCGCCAAGGCCGCCCTTGACGAAGGGTTCACCCGGTACACTCCGGTGCCGGGAATTCCGGAACTGCGCGAGGCCGTTGCCGATTACTACGGCCGCTTCTACGGTATCACAGCCGTACAGGAGAATGCGATAATCTCCAACGGCGGCAAGCAGGTGCTCTACAACCTGCTCATGGCGCTGGTGAATCCCGGCGACGAGGTGCTGGTGCCCGCGCCATACTGGGTGAGCTATCCCGCCATGATTGAGCTTGCGGAAGGCCGCTGCGTCACCGTGCCCACCGAAGCGGAAAACGATTTTCTGGTGAGCGTCGAAGGATTGGAAGCCGCACGGACCGAGCGGACCCGCGTGCTGGTCCTCAACTCCCCCTCCAACCCCACCGGTTGCTGCTACACGCAGGACCAGCTGGACGGGATCGCGCAGTGGGCGCTGGACAACGGCGTGTTCATCATCTCCGACGAGGTTTATGACCGGCTGGTCTACGCCCCGGTGGAACCGGCCACCCTCGCCCGCTTCTGGCAGAAGCACCCCGAGAGCTGCGCGCTGGTGGGCGCACTTTCCAAGAGCTTCTGCATGACCGGCTGGCGTCTGGGCTGGGCCCTTGCAGCCGAGGAACTGGTCAAGGCCATGAGCAAGATTCAGGGTCAGTCCACCTCCAACGTCTCCTCCTTCTCCCAGAAGGCTGGTGTTGTGGCGCTGGCCGGGGAATGGGACATCGTGGAGCAGATGAAGGAGGCCTTCGTGCGCCGCCGCGACATCGCCCACGAAATCATCACCTCGTGGGGCGCGCCCTGTCCCAAGCCGGACGGGGCTTTCTATCTTTTCCCCGTACTGGACGCTTTCTATACCGAGGACGCGCCGGACTCCGCAGCCATGTGCAACAAGATTCTCGAAGAGGCCGGGGTGGCCCTGGTGCCCGGTTCGGCCTTCGGTGATGACCGCTGCATCCGTTTTTCCTATGCAGTGGATGACGATACCCTGCGCGACGCACTAACCCGCGTCGGCAAAGTGCTGACCGGAAAATAG
- a CDS encoding universal stress protein, with amino-acid sequence MHKDTMNILVSIGGGPEAYEALAFAALLSRRQCTDTSLLTVREPDSGLHSGGLELRVAREQMLGWGLELPGLKRLKKARDIFAELGEIPGQESVQLEHRAISGDPAGEYVVSYNTPCGGTVALHLRSGTDIPGVIAEQCDIEDVDIAIVGAPGENPTGFKKLVSATPMAYRIAQRLPCPIIIARRLKTEGAILAVLDGSGLAAGCLPRLAKIARACGIPLSVASTAGMEVIEKARRALPLDSPPIDETFEVENSAEAVLAAAEDYTLVALPAPVGKLRGSMVEKVMENAPISVMIIR; translated from the coding sequence ATGCATAAAGACACCATGAACATTCTCGTGAGTATCGGCGGGGGACCGGAAGCATACGAGGCGCTGGCTTTCGCCGCCCTGCTCAGCCGCAGGCAGTGCACGGACACCTCCCTGCTCACGGTGCGCGAACCGGACAGCGGCCTGCACTCCGGCGGGCTGGAGCTTCGCGTGGCCCGCGAACAGATGCTCGGCTGGGGGCTGGAGCTGCCCGGGCTCAAACGGCTCAAGAAAGCTCGCGACATTTTTGCCGAACTCGGGGAGATTCCCGGACAGGAAAGCGTTCAGCTGGAGCATCGGGCCATCTCCGGCGACCCTGCCGGCGAATACGTGGTTTCGTACAACACTCCCTGCGGCGGCACCGTGGCCCTGCACCTGCGAAGCGGCACGGACATCCCCGGCGTCATCGCCGAGCAGTGCGACATAGAGGACGTGGACATTGCCATCGTGGGCGCCCCCGGCGAGAATCCCACCGGGTTCAAGAAACTCGTCTCCGCCACGCCCATGGCCTACCGCATCGCCCAGCGGCTGCCGTGCCCCATCATCATTGCCCGCCGCCTCAAGACCGAAGGGGCCATCCTCGCGGTGCTGGACGGTTCCGGCCTCGCCGCAGGATGTCTGCCGCGGCTGGCCAAAATCGCCCGAGCCTGCGGCATCCCCCTTTCCGTTGCAAGCACGGCGGGCATGGAGGTGATCGAAAAGGCGCGGCGAGCCCTGCCGCTGGACAGCCCCCCCATTGATGAAACCTTCGAGGTGGAAAACTCCGCTGAGGCCGTGCTTGCAGCCGCCGAGGACTACACCCTCGTGGCCCTGCCCGCCCCGGTGGGTAAGCTGCGCGGCAGCATGGTGGAAAAGGTCATGGAAAACGCACCCATATCCGTGATGATCATACGATAA
- a CDS encoding SLC13 family permease — protein sequence MIHWAYDKRWLLITLAAVGILLLLPVPPGLTSAGWKVLVMTLAATTLFIKEPVPLPSVALLIVLGQIFLLGLDSSDVARSLMKDAVLFIMGSLMLAVAMVKQQLDKRLALVIVKATGTNTYRIALGISVVSGLLASFIGEHTVAAMMLPVALTLIQLAEEDEERRRRLALLFLFSISYACCMAGIGTPSGGARNAIMIEYWGDFFHKPSDPATAIYDVGYGQWMLFAYPVFLAQLPFMHWILRKTFPAPSEDLSHAVRRLREQVGKQGSLQGRHYATILIFLLTVTAWILFSTEVGMGTIAIAGAASFLLAGLVRWEDLNSGVNWGVVLLYGAAISLGQQMQETGAAAWVAAGFLDMLVPLGLGSGIGLLACIMLLTTAMTNTMSNGAAVAVLGPIVLSIAVEAGANPLAAGFITAMASSFAYLTVIGTPASSIVRSSGYLASADFLKAGWRLALMSFIILIIFAKFYWPFLGG from the coding sequence ATGATCCACTGGGCCTACGACAAGCGCTGGCTGCTCATAACCCTCGCCGCCGTCGGCATACTGCTGCTTCTGCCTGTTCCGCCGGGCCTCACGTCCGCGGGCTGGAAGGTGCTGGTCATGACGCTTGCGGCCACCACCCTGTTCATCAAGGAACCGGTGCCGCTGCCTTCGGTGGCCCTTCTCATCGTGCTGGGGCAGATATTCCTGCTCGGTCTCGATTCGTCCGACGTGGCCCGCAGTCTGATGAAGGATGCCGTGCTGTTCATCATGGGCTCGCTCATGCTGGCGGTGGCCATGGTCAAGCAGCAGTTGGACAAACGGCTCGCGCTGGTCATCGTCAAGGCCACCGGCACCAACACCTACCGCATTGCGCTGGGCATCTCCGTGGTCTCGGGCCTGCTGGCCTCGTTCATAGGCGAGCACACCGTTGCCGCCATGATGCTCCCCGTGGCCCTGACGCTCATCCAGCTTGCGGAGGAGGACGAGGAACGCCGACGCCGGCTGGCCCTGCTCTTTCTGTTCTCCATATCCTATGCATGCTGCATGGCGGGTATCGGCACCCCCTCGGGCGGAGCGCGAAACGCCATCATGATCGAATACTGGGGCGACTTCTTCCACAAGCCTTCGGACCCGGCCACAGCCATCTACGACGTGGGGTACGGGCAGTGGATGCTCTTTGCCTACCCCGTCTTTCTCGCACAACTGCCCTTCATGCACTGGATTCTGCGCAAGACCTTCCCGGCCCCTTCCGAAGACCTCTCGCACGCCGTGCGCAGGCTGCGGGAACAGGTCGGAAAACAGGGCTCGCTTCAGGGCAGGCACTACGCCACGATCCTCATTTTCCTGCTTACGGTGACCGCATGGATACTCTTTTCCACCGAGGTGGGCATGGGCACCATCGCCATTGCCGGGGCCGCGAGCTTCCTGCTTGCCGGGCTGGTGCGCTGGGAGGACCTGAATTCCGGCGTGAACTGGGGTGTGGTGCTGCTTTACGGGGCGGCCATATCCCTCGGTCAGCAGATGCAGGAGACCGGTGCCGCCGCGTGGGTGGCCGCGGGGTTTCTGGACATGCTCGTGCCGCTGGGCCTCGGTTCCGGCATCGGCCTGCTGGCCTGCATCATGCTCCTGACCACGGCCATGACCAACACCATGTCCAACGGCGCGGCCGTGGCAGTGCTCGGCCCCATCGTCTTGAGCATCGCCGTCGAAGCGGGAGCCAACCCGCTGGCCGCCGGGTTCATAACGGCCATGGCCTCATCGTTTGCCTATCTTACCGTCATCGGCACTCCGGCGAGCTCCATCGTGCGCTCCTCGGGGTATCTGGCCAGCGCCGACTTCCTGAAAGCGGGATGGCGGCTGGCGCTCATGTCCTTCATCATCCTGATCATCTTCGCAAAATTCTACTGGCCGTTTCTCGGAGGCTGA
- the thiE gene encoding thiamine phosphate synthase has product MKRGFDLTCYLIAGRSSCGERPLEEVVRLAVEGGVTMVQLREKDVSTREYLETAGSLKRILAPAGVPLIINDRIDVALAVGAEGVHVGQSDMPVDIARRLMGPDAIIGLSMDTDAQVLEAETLDVDYLGLGPVFPTNTKADHSEPLGFEGFARRRGMTRHPSVAIGSVTARCAGHLRSLGADGLAVVSAICRAEDPAEAARELRRAFAEEKE; this is encoded by the coding sequence ATGAAGCGGGGTTTCGACCTCACCTGCTATCTCATCGCGGGCCGCTCCTCCTGTGGGGAGCGGCCCCTTGAAGAGGTGGTAAGGCTGGCCGTTGAAGGCGGCGTTACCATGGTCCAGCTGCGGGAAAAGGACGTTTCCACCCGCGAGTATCTGGAAACCGCCGGCTCCCTGAAGCGCATCCTTGCGCCCGCAGGGGTGCCGCTGATCATCAACGACCGCATCGACGTGGCACTGGCCGTCGGCGCCGAGGGCGTGCACGTTGGGCAGTCCGACATGCCGGTGGATATCGCGCGCCGCCTCATGGGCCCCGACGCCATCATCGGCTTGAGTATGGACACTGACGCGCAGGTGCTTGAGGCGGAAACGCTGGACGTGGATTATCTGGGCCTCGGGCCGGTGTTTCCCACCAACACCAAGGCCGACCACTCGGAGCCGCTCGGATTCGAGGGCTTTGCACGGCGAAGGGGCATGACCAGACACCCTTCCGTAGCCATCGGCTCGGTCACGGCCCGGTGCGCCGGACACCTGCGCTCACTCGGAGCTGACGGGCTGGCCGTGGTTTCCGCCATCTGCCGCGCAGAAGACCCGGCCGAGGCGGCCAGAGAGTTGCGTCGCGCCTTTGCCGAGGAAAAGGAATAA
- a CDS encoding sulfide-dependent adenosine diphosphate thiazole synthase produces the protein MSLNEKVISDAIITEYYNKFRDSLELDVAIVGGGPSGMTAGMNLAKKGHKVAMFERKLSLGGGMWGGGMTWNIIVVQDESKHVLEDIGVPMKHWDDEYWTCDAVTATTTLASAATIAGMRVFNCMSVEDVCIREEDGQKRVNGLVINSSPVEIAGLHVDPLVIHCKHVIEATGHDTEVLKTLCRKNDISLNTPSGSIEGEQSMWADVAETNTVNHTREVFPGVWVAGMAANATFGSYRMGPVFGGMLLSGEKVAEDIHQRLIAED, from the coding sequence ATGTCCCTCAACGAAAAAGTCATCTCTGACGCCATCATCACCGAGTACTACAACAAGTTCCGCGATTCGCTGGAGCTTGACGTCGCCATCGTCGGCGGCGGCCCCTCCGGCATGACCGCCGGTATGAACCTCGCCAAAAAAGGCCACAAGGTCGCCATGTTCGAGCGCAAGCTCTCGCTGGGCGGCGGCATGTGGGGCGGCGGCATGACCTGGAACATCATCGTGGTTCAGGACGAGTCCAAACACGTGCTGGAAGACATCGGCGTTCCCATGAAGCACTGGGACGACGAGTACTGGACCTGCGACGCCGTCACCGCCACCACCACGCTGGCTTCAGCCGCCACCATCGCCGGGATGCGCGTGTTCAACTGCATGAGCGTTGAAGACGTCTGCATCCGCGAAGAAGACGGCCAGAAGCGCGTCAACGGACTGGTCATCAACTCCTCTCCCGTGGAGATCGCCGGACTGCACGTGGATCCGCTGGTCATTCACTGCAAGCACGTCATCGAAGCCACCGGCCACGACACCGAAGTGCTCAAGACCCTGTGCCGCAAGAACGACATCTCCCTGAACACCCCCTCCGGCTCCATTGAGGGCGAGCAGTCCATGTGGGCCGACGTGGCCGAGACCAACACCGTCAACCACACCCGCGAGGTCTTCCCCGGCGTGTGGGTCGCGGGCATGGCCGCCAACGCCACCTTCGGTTCCTATCGCATGGGCCCGGTCTTCGGAGGCATGCTGCTCTCCGGCGAGAAGGTCGCCGAGGACATCCATCAGCGTCTGATTGCGGAGGACTAG
- the cobS gene encoding adenosylcobinamide-GDP ribazoletransferase yields the protein MKALNEFLLTLGFLTRLAPARAATDEEMRRTMPWTPLTGLLLGAVITLPFALGLFRDEPWVQAWLVVLASLWLTRGLHYDGIADVCDAFTAHFDPQRFWTVIKDSRCGAFGVIALVMTLAGQLVLFAALFAKGNPAAALWPFMTGRLNCVAFGVVGKRFARPGLGSLFYSGATLKTLAVNAAMTLAIGALLLPPQALAITAALLIITLIPLHKLAKEVNGSNGDFLGASIVLGELCGLLGIVAVL from the coding sequence ATGAAGGCACTGAACGAATTTCTGCTGACCCTCGGGTTCCTGACCCGGCTGGCCCCGGCACGCGCCGCCACGGACGAGGAGATGCGCCGCACCATGCCGTGGACGCCGCTCACCGGCCTCCTGCTCGGCGCGGTCATCACCCTCCCCTTTGCGCTCGGGCTCTTCCGGGACGAACCGTGGGTTCAGGCGTGGCTCGTGGTTCTGGCCTCGCTCTGGCTGACACGCGGCCTGCACTACGACGGGATCGCCGACGTGTGCGACGCCTTTACCGCGCACTTCGATCCGCAACGGTTCTGGACGGTCATCAAGGACAGCCGGTGCGGCGCGTTCGGCGTCATCGCACTTGTCATGACCCTTGCCGGACAGCTCGTGCTCTTCGCGGCCCTGTTCGCCAAAGGAAACCCCGCGGCCGCACTCTGGCCCTTCATGACCGGACGACTCAATTGCGTGGCCTTCGGCGTGGTCGGCAAACGCTTTGCCCGGCCCGGGCTCGGCTCCCTGTTCTACTCCGGGGCCACCTTGAAGACGCTTGCGGTCAACGCGGCCATGACCCTCGCCATCGGCGCACTGCTGCTCCCGCCGCAGGCCCTTGCAATCACTGCCGCTCTCCTGATCATCACGCTCATCCCCCTGCACAAGCTGGCAAAAGAGGTGAACGGCAGCAACGGCGACTTCCTCGGCGCGAGCATCGTGCTGGGAGAGTTGTGCGGCCTGCTCGGGATTGTTGCGGTTCTCTGA
- a CDS encoding SAM hydrolase/SAM-dependent halogenase family protein, with protein sequence MHSLIALLTDFGLDDPYVGQMKAVLARECPDSTVTDLTHGVEPFNIAQGAFFLAASAPHFPEGAVLLAVVDPGVGSGRPILVARQDGRTIVAPDNGLAALALIPEHAELHHVNQLPEKASATFHGRDIFAPIAARIARGEALSGFCHPVSAEETVRPLWTEPLMGRGKCSARVLHVDRFGNCVLNLRAGALGPLHNLQISTPLGRELPAVDTYSDLPEGAPGLLEGSQGFFEIAVNLGSAARQLGLSMGDAVTLRWDA encoded by the coding sequence ATGCATTCCCTCATCGCACTGCTTACGGACTTCGGCCTCGACGACCCGTACGTGGGTCAGATGAAGGCCGTACTGGCCCGGGAGTGTCCCGACAGCACGGTGACTGACCTCACCCACGGGGTCGAACCGTTCAACATCGCTCAGGGGGCCTTCTTTCTGGCGGCCTCGGCCCCGCACTTTCCGGAAGGAGCGGTGCTGCTGGCGGTCGTGGATCCCGGTGTGGGTTCGGGACGTCCCATCCTTGTAGCCCGTCAGGACGGGCGGACCATCGTGGCCCCTGACAACGGACTGGCCGCCCTCGCGCTGATTCCTGAACATGCCGAACTTCATCACGTGAACCAGTTGCCGGAAAAGGCTTCCGCCACCTTCCACGGCCGCGACATCTTTGCGCCGATTGCCGCACGCATCGCACGGGGCGAAGCCCTCAGCGGCTTCTGCCACCCCGTTTCCGCCGAGGAGACCGTGCGCCCGCTCTGGACCGAGCCGCTCATGGGCCGGGGCAAGTGCTCCGCACGCGTGCTGCACGTGGACCGGTTCGGCAACTGCGTGCTCAACCTACGCGCCGGCGCTCTCGGGCCGCTGCACAACCTTCAGATCAGCACCCCGCTGGGTCGGGAGCTCCCGGCGGTGGACACCTACTCCGACCTGCCCGAAGGCGCGCCCGGCCTGCTGGAAGGCTCGCAGGGCTTCTTCGAGATAGCGGTCAATCTCGGCTCGGCCGCCCGGCAGCTCGGCCTTTCCATGGGTGATGCCGTAACCCTGAGGTGGGACGCATGA
- a CDS encoding YitT family protein: MISPALEERFRRLTFGVPWNIALITVGSWLVAFAVKAIAIPHGLLTGGMSGLALLFYYAFGGLTTGQWYFLLNVPVFVLGWVFVSRRFFFYSLYGMFVSAIFIDLIDYTLPIEDVWLAVITCGGLLGAGVGMSLRSLGSTGGSDILAVIGKQRFNVSMGAFEFWFNFLQFLAGFFFLQLSVVLYSIAMAFVIAVAIEYVMGMFGERKMVMIISEKPQEIMQAIFKKLDRGATVLEGRGGWTGDSKDVVMTMVTNVQVKRLEEIVYSLDPEAFTITGSGFHVVGSGFSARKLY; this comes from the coding sequence ATGATTTCACCCGCTCTCGAAGAACGTTTCCGCCGCCTGACCTTCGGCGTTCCGTGGAACATCGCCCTTATCACCGTCGGCTCATGGCTGGTCGCCTTTGCAGTCAAGGCCATCGCCATCCCTCACGGCCTGCTCACCGGCGGCATGTCCGGTCTGGCATTGCTTTTCTATTACGCCTTCGGCGGGCTCACCACAGGGCAGTGGTACTTTCTGCTCAACGTGCCGGTCTTCGTGCTCGGTTGGGTCTTCGTCAGCAGACGGTTCTTTTTCTACAGCCTTTACGGAATGTTCGTCTCCGCCATCTTCATCGACCTCATCGACTACACCCTGCCCATCGAGGACGTCTGGCTGGCGGTGATTACCTGCGGCGGGCTGCTCGGTGCCGGGGTGGGCATGAGTCTGCGCTCGCTGGGCTCCACCGGCGGGTCGGACATTCTTGCGGTCATCGGCAAGCAGCGGTTCAACGTGTCCATGGGCGCGTTCGAGTTCTGGTTCAACTTCCTCCAGTTTCTGGCAGGGTTCTTTTTCCTGCAACTGTCCGTGGTGCTCTACTCAATCGCCATGGCCTTCGTCATCGCCGTGGCCATCGAGTACGTCATGGGCATGTTCGGCGAACGCAAGATGGTCATGATCATCTCGGAAAAACCGCAGGAGATCATGCAGGCCATTTTCAAGAAACTGGACCGGGGAGCCACCGTTCTGGAAGGACGCGGCGGCTGGACCGGCGACAGCAAGGACGTGGTCATGACCATGGTCACCAACGTTCAGGTCAAACGGCTTGAGGAGATCGTCTACTCGCTTGACCCGGAGGCCTTCACCATCACCGGCTCGGGCTTCCACGTGGTGGGCAGCGGCTTCTCGGCAAGGAAGCTGTACTAA
- a CDS encoding class I SAM-dependent methyltransferase has protein sequence MRWNAQQYESWFDSPEGHVALSRENMLLEAMTAAWQRRGRRILEVGCGTGIFLESLWRMGFDVTGLDKSDSMLSGARRRLGNNASLYVGDGTHMPFDDDDFDYVVLWSVLEFCPRPQEMLEEAARVAERGLLIGFLNRFSLYHLLNVRRSSGTMSRADMLTGFRVGSMVRATGNRPTFSRSVLPGPLNTWKECAPWAALNNRLYPGWLGAFSAMRVDIGPHKPMTPLLLWKSDPNKRFKEASCGSSAVRWGS, from the coding sequence ATGCGCTGGAACGCACAACAATATGAAAGCTGGTTCGACTCGCCAGAAGGGCATGTCGCCCTGAGCCGCGAGAACATGCTGCTCGAAGCCATGACCGCCGCCTGGCAGCGGCGTGGCAGACGCATCCTCGAAGTGGGCTGCGGAACCGGCATCTTTCTCGAATCGCTCTGGCGCATGGGCTTTGACGTCACCGGACTGGACAAGAGCGATTCCATGCTCTCCGGCGCACGCCGCAGGCTGGGCAACAACGCGAGCCTGTATGTTGGCGACGGCACGCACATGCCCTTTGATGATGACGACTTCGACTATGTCGTGCTCTGGAGCGTGCTGGAGTTCTGCCCCCGGCCCCAGGAGATGCTCGAAGAGGCCGCGCGCGTTGCGGAACGAGGGCTGCTCATAGGTTTTCTCAACCGCTTCTCGCTGTATCATCTGCTCAATGTACGCCGCAGCAGCGGCACCATGAGCCGCGCGGACATGCTCACCGGCTTCCGAGTCGGATCAATGGTCCGCGCCACGGGCAACCGACCTACCTTTTCCCGCTCCGTTCTGCCCGGCCCGTTGAACACTTGGAAGGAGTGCGCCCCGTGGGCCGCGCTCAACAACAGACTGTACCCGGGCTGGCTCGGAGCCTTTTCCGCCATGCGCGTGGATATCGGCCCGCACAAACCCATGACCCCCCTGCTGCTCTGGAAGTCCGACCCCAACAAACGGTTCAAGGAAGCCAGTTGCGGAAGCAGTGCGGTCCGCTGGGGTTCGTAA
- a CDS encoding CheR family methyltransferase, translating into MSLFSSSIGLRKDSIRITDAEFVELRDFIYEKSGIFVDEKRKYLFESRFRKRLGELGLSSFSDYIKFLKFDSARREEMVRLFEMVTTNETSFFRDQKQLDAFRDHVLKDVIDQQRAAKKMELNIWSAGCSSGEEPYTLSIILHEMLGLEISRWRIRISANDLSKAMIDKAREGLYPEYAFKTTPDAMRKKYFKQDGDLWRINRDVTRMVDFKLMNLNESATLKRIPRSHIVFCRNVIIYFDESMKKRVVNSFYDNLVPGGYLMLGHSESLHKVSKTFKPIFHPGAIAYKKE; encoded by the coding sequence ATGTCATTGTTTTCGAGTAGCATAGGTCTTCGCAAGGACTCGATCCGCATCACGGATGCCGAGTTCGTGGAACTGCGCGACTTCATATACGAAAAAAGCGGTATCTTCGTGGACGAGAAGCGGAAGTATCTCTTTGAGAGCCGTTTCCGCAAACGGCTCGGGGAGCTCGGGCTTTCCAGCTTTTCGGACTACATCAAGTTTCTCAAGTTCGACTCCGCGCGGCGCGAGGAGATGGTGCGTCTTTTTGAAATGGTCACCACCAACGAGACCAGCTTCTTTCGCGACCAGAAACAGCTCGACGCCTTTCGCGACCATGTGCTCAAGGATGTAATCGACCAGCAGCGCGCCGCCAAGAAGATGGAGCTCAACATCTGGTCCGCAGGGTGCTCTTCAGGCGAGGAACCGTACACCCTCTCCATCATCCTGCACGAAATGCTCGGCCTTGAGATCTCCCGCTGGCGCATCCGCATCTCCGCCAACGACCTTTCCAAGGCCATGATCGACAAGGCGCGCGAAGGACTCTATCCGGAGTATGCCTTCAAGACCACCCCGGACGCCATGCGCAAGAAGTATTTCAAGCAGGACGGCGATCTTTGGCGCATCAACCGGGACGTGACGCGAATGGTGGATTTCAAGCTCATGAACCTGAATGAGAGCGCCACCCTGAAGCGGATACCGCGGTCGCACATCGTGTTCTGCCGCAATGTCATAATCTATTTTGACGAAAGCATGAAGAAGAGGGTCGTGAACTCGTTTTACGACAACCTCGTACCGGGCGGGTATCTCATGCTGGGACACTCGGAGTCGCTGCACAAGGTCTCCAAGACCTTCAAACCGATATTCCATCCCGGCGCCATCGCCTACAAGAAAGAGTAG
- a CDS encoding HDOD domain-containing protein, which yields MPIHTIDELQPGMVLADDLKAADGRLLLPRGLTLEQRHIELLKRLGVKEASARTVCEPEAEEAEAIADYVRDFFLYCNPDRPVVLELFRIALDRTAAAVCGGWELPDTSERRATNVEHLDDLFLKGMGGPEDCVNRESELESFPDIYFRIREVLESESGNADRVAQVVSTDVGLSAKLLKLVNSPFYGFPSRIDSISRAVALVGGNELSTLALGISTINYFKNIPKELVDMRSFWRHSISCGIFARVLAAKQHGLQPERFFIGGLLHDVGRLIMFKMLPYACTEAMLFARENSIPLVEAEKTVIGFCHTDVSELLLKQWQFPESLSEMINHHHDPMTRPNALEPAVLHVADNMANAVEVAEGGMYVVPGFKDGAWELLGLPPEYLREAVEQYEDQVDQIMDAFF from the coding sequence TTGCCGATACACACCATTGATGAACTACAGCCGGGCATGGTCCTCGCCGACGACCTCAAAGCCGCCGACGGGCGCCTGCTCCTGCCCAGAGGACTCACGCTGGAGCAGCGGCATATCGAGCTGCTGAAACGCCTCGGTGTCAAGGAGGCCAGCGCCCGCACCGTCTGCGAACCCGAAGCCGAGGAAGCCGAAGCCATCGCCGACTACGTGCGCGACTTCTTCCTCTACTGCAACCCGGATCGTCCCGTGGTGCTTGAGCTGTTTCGCATAGCCCTCGACCGCACCGCAGCCGCGGTCTGTGGTGGCTGGGAACTGCCGGATACCAGTGAAAGAAGAGCCACCAACGTCGAGCACCTCGATGACCTCTTCCTCAAAGGCATGGGCGGCCCGGAAGACTGCGTGAATCGCGAAAGCGAGCTCGAAAGTTTCCCCGACATCTATTTCCGCATCCGCGAAGTGCTCGAATCGGAATCCGGTAACGCCGATCGCGTCGCGCAGGTCGTCAGCACAGACGTAGGGCTGTCCGCCAAGCTGCTCAAGCTGGTCAACAGCCCGTTCTACGGATTCCCGTCACGCATCGACTCCATCAGCCGCGCCGTGGCGCTTGTGGGCGGGAACGAACTTTCCACCCTCGCCCTCGGCATTTCCACCATCAATTACTTCAAGAACATCCCCAAGGAACTCGTGGACATGCGCAGCTTCTGGAGACACTCCATCAGTTGCGGCATATTTGCCCGAGTCCTGGCCGCCAAACAGCATGGCTTGCAGCCCGAGCGGTTCTTCATCGGCGGTCTGCTGCATGACGTGGGACGCCTCATCATGTTCAAGATGCTTCCCTATGCCTGTACCGAAGCCATGCTGTTCGCCCGCGAAAACAGCATCCCCCTCGTGGAAGCCGAAAAGACCGTCATAGGCTTCTGCCACACCGACGTGAGCGAGTTGCTGCTCAAGCAGTGGCAGTTCCCCGAATCGCTCTCCGAAATGATCAACCACCACCATGATCCCATGACACGCCCCAACGCCCTTGAACCCGCCGTCCTGCACGTTGCCGACAACATGGCAAACGCCGTGGAAGTGGCTGAGGGCGGCATGTACGTCGTGCCCGGTTTCAAGGATGGAGCATGGGAACTGCTCGGACTGCCCCCCGAGTACCTGCGGGAAGCCGTGGAGCAGTACGAAGACCAGGTCGATCAGATCATGGACGCCTTTTTCTAA